Below is a genomic region from Sorghum bicolor cultivar BTx623 chromosome 9, Sorghum_bicolor_NCBIv3, whole genome shotgun sequence.
CTTGCAGATATTATAGAATCTGTACCTGAAACCGAGAGAGGTGCTCCTAGGATTGACATGCTTCCAGTAAGTCCATAGGGCTTTTGCTTGTTTTGTAGGGCTAGAAGTTGTTGCTGAAAAACTTACATGAACTAATTTATGGTTCGTTCTACACGTTGGTGCAGCAAAAGAATGAGAACAAGGAAGCCTTTTGTATTCATGGAATTTTGGCTCCACTGAAAGCCTTTGGGTAAGCAACATCTCAACCTTAGTATTTTATATACTTCTTTTCTTTTACATATAACCCAGTTGATGGACTTCAGGTACACGGTAGAAACACTCGAAATGCTGCTGCTACCAATGGCCAAAAATGGTGTAGAAGCTCTAGGATCCATGGGAAATGATACCCCCCTCGCTGTTATGTCAAACAGAGAGAAGATGCCTTTTGATTATTTCAAGCAGATGTTTGCTCAGGTTACAAACCCACCAATCGACCCAATTAGAGAAAAAATTGTCACATCCATGGAGTGCATGATTGGTCCAGAAGGTGACTTATCTGAAACAACAGAACATCAGTGCCATCGCCTGAAACTTCAAGGTCCTTTACTGCATATAGATGAAATGGAGGCTATTAAAAAGATGAACTTTCGTGGTTGGCGCAGCAAGGTGCTTGACATAACTTATCCTAAAGTGTATGGAAGGCAAGGTTTAGAACAAACTTTGGATAAACTCTGTGCTCAAGCTCGTGAAGCTATTCATCAGGGATACACTATTCTAATTCTCTCTGATAGAGGTTAGTACAGTTCATAATACAGAAGTACTATCCAGTCCACTCAACAGGCATGAATTAAATTGCCCATCAAAGCTAGATTTATCTTTATGGGCAATGGATATCAATATTACTATGATTGACATAGGTCTGTTTGCTTTGAAGACTGGGAATCATGCCTGGCCCACGCACCTCACCCAGGCCGTCGATTTCCAGTGCCTGGGGCTGGATCGATCTGCCTGGGCAGGTGCCCCCAGGCTAGGTCTTCATCCAAACGCGCCCATATTGTTCATGCATGTCAGTAGAAACTGCTGAGCGATCTATTTATTTTGTATTACTGCAGCATAGCACACCATGGGTAATTAAATTTCCTTCTGGACAAAAGGTTAAGAATGAATTAACATTCTCTGTTATTTTTCATCACAGCATGTAAAGAGATAACATTTTGGATTACTCCCTTACACTAAGTGGAAAACTAGTTCATTGAATAGGGCCAGCAGTCCAGCACTGCCCCATTCCAGTGGAAAACTAGTTTTTCCTATTATCAGTCTGCTTTCATCTTTTCCCAGGACTTGATACTCGCAAAACACTTGATTCATATGATTTTGGCTATGCATTTCAATGCTTGATTCTGTAAAATTACTTGTCCTATACCCTGTAGCATTTGGAGGTTTAAAATGTCAGGtttgaacttttttttttccataCAGGTTTCTCTCCGGATCGTGTACCTGTCAGTTCTCTATTGGCAGTTGGAGCTGTTCATCAGCATCTTGTCTTGAATCTTGATAGGACACGCATAGGGTTGCTTGTTGATTCAGCTGAACCTCGTGAAGTGCACCATTTCTGTACCCTTCTTGGATTTGGTGCAGATGCTATATGCCCTTATTTGGCTATTGAAGCCATATGGCGGTTACAGATTGATGAGAAAATACCTCCTAAAGATGATGGACAACTGTACCCAAAGGAACTTATTGACAAGTATTTCTATGCTTCTAACAATGGAATAATGAAGGTTCTTGCAAAGATGGGGATATCCACCCTGGCATCATACAAAGGTGCTCAGATATTTGAGGCCCTTGGTCTTGCTTCAGAAGTAGTCAGTAAGTGTTTTGAAGGTACTCCTAGTAGAGTTGAGGGTTCAACATTTGAAATGCTTGCACAAGATGCACTTCATCTCCTTAAGTTGGCATTCCCGTCAAGAACTTTACCTCCTGGAAGTGCAGAAGCAAACTCTCTTCCCAACCCGGGAGATCATCACTGGAGGAAAAATGGAGAATTACACCTTAATGATCCTTTTTCAATTGCAAAATTACAAGAAGCAGCTAGACTCGACAGCAGGGAAGCATACAAAGAATATTCTAGACACACTGAGGAGCTGAGTAAGTCCTGCACTCTGCGTGGTATGCTGAAGTTTAGAGAGATTCCAGTCAGGATTTCCTTGGATGAGGTTGAACCTGCAAGTGAGATAGTCAAGCGATTTTGTACTGGAGCAATGAGTTATGGATCCATTTCCTTGGAAGCTCATACAACGATGGCTAGGGCTCAGAATATAAAGAGAGCAAAATCTAATACAGGTATTTTCCACCATAGATGATATGACCACCCTAACCATTCTTATGAATGCCGCATAATTTATTAGAAGAAAAAGAATTTGAATAAGTTTTTATGAAAAGCAGGGCCCAAAAACCGAACAACCGAAAAATGACCCAGTTTTTAAGAAAAAGAATTGACCTAGCATTGCCGCATACTAATTGCTAAGTACAGTTGGTAACTAGTTCCATTTCATATGCTAACTGGgatgtgtatatatgtatatgaagGCGAGGGAGGGGAACAACCGTCTCGCATGGAGCCTCTTCCTGATGGTTCTATGAATCCATTATCAAGTGCAATCAAGCAGGTTGCAAGTGGAAGATTCGGAGTTTCTATCTattatctgacaaatgctaTTGAGCTGCAGATAAAAATGGCTCAGGTATATTTTAACTATACTagacttgaaaaaaaaaactatactaGACTATTGCACCTTTTACTTCTGCTCGAAGTACCTAAGCACCATGGTGGACCTCTTCCTGAATTGCTCAAAAGAACAACTTACTTCTGCATCGCTGTGTACTATGCTTGTTTCGTTGTACCTAATCCTACAACATATGCTGGCTATTCATCATGTTGGAGAAAATTATATCTTTTACAGGGTGCTAAACCTGGCGAAGGGGGTGAGCTCCCAGGTCATAAGGTCATCGGCGACATTGCAGTTACAAGACATTCTACAGCTGGCGTAGGACTCATCAGCCCACCTCCTCACCACGATATATATTCCATTGAGGATCTCGCACAACTTATCTATGACCTTAAGGTATGCTCTCATGATGTTTTTCCCTTTTCCAAGAGTTCTGTATATGCTTACGACTATCTTTTTAAAGATGATGTGGTTttacattaaaaaaaaaagatgatgttGTTACAAACATCATATTTGTAGTTGAAGTTGCACTTGCCAGCATAGTTCTTCCTTAAAAATGTTGCTTGCTTATGTTATGGTTCTCCATTTTTCTGTAGAGTTCAAATCCAGGGGCCAGAATCAGTGTCAAACTAGTCTCTGAGGCTGGTGTAGGAGTTGTTGCAAGTGGTGTTGTTAAAGGACATGCTGACCATATTCTCATCTCTGGGCATGATGGAGGCACAGGGGCTTCTAGATGGACAGGAATTAAAAATGCTGGACTTCCTTGGGAGCTTGGATTGGCTGAGACACATCAGACTCTAGTGGCAAATGGGCTCCGTGCCCGAGTTGTCCTTCAGACAGATGGCCAATTGAAAATTGGTAGAGATGTTGTCATTGCTTGTTTACTTGGGGCGGAGGAATTTGGATTTAGCACAGCTCCACTAATCGCACTTGGTTGCATTATGATGAGGAAATGTCATACTAATACTTGTCCTGTTGGTATTGCTACACAAGATCCAGTGCTCAGAGAAAAATTTTCTGGAAAGCCAGAGCATTTGATAAACTTCTTCTTCATGCTCGCCGAGGAGGTACGAGAAATCATGTCTCAGCTTGGTTTCCGCACCATCAATGAAATGGTTGGGCGATCAGATATGCTTGAGGTTGATCCAGATGTACTGAAAGGCAACGAGAAACTCCAGAACATTGATCTATCACTGATCTTGAAACCAGCTGCTGAGATTAGCCCCGAGGCTGTTCAATATTGTGTTGAGAAACAAGACCATGGCCTCGATAAGGCATTAGACAACAAACTCATAGCCTCCTCAAGAGCTGCTCTTGAAAAAAGATTTCGTGTTTTCATTGAGACACTAATCAAGAACACTGATAGAGCTGTTGGCACTATGCTCAGCCATGAAGTGACAAAGCTATTTCGTATGCCTGGACTGCCTCCAGACACCATCCATGTTAAACTCAATGGAAGTGCTGGTCAAAGTTTTGGTGCTTTTCTCTGTCCTGGAGTCACTCTTGAGCTTGAAGGAGACAGCAATGATTATGTTGGTAAAGGATTATCTGGTGGCAAGATTGTTGTGTACCCACCTAGAAACAGCCGATTTATCCCGCAGGACAATATTGTTATTGGCAATGTGGCTCTATATGGTTCTACCAAGGGAGAGGCATATTTTAATGGCATGGCAGCAGAAAGGTTTTGTGTCCGCAATTCAGGTGCACAAGCAGTTGTTGAAGGAATCGGCGATCATGGATGTGAGTACATGACAGGAGGCACTGTCGTTATTCTGGGAAAAACTGGTAGAAACTTTGCCGCTGGCATGAGTGGGGGCATTGCTTATGTTTATGATGTGGATGGGATGTTCAGTACCCGTTGCAATCATGAGTTAGTCGACCTGTATAATGTTGATGAAGAGGATGACATTACCACATTGAGGGTGATGATAGAACAGCATCGACTCAACACAGAAAGCGTTTTGGCCAAAGATATACTCTCTAATTTCGAGGATCTTCTTCCAAAATTTGTAAAAGTATTTCCAAGAGATTACAAGCGGGTTTTGGATAATATGAAGGCGGAAAAGGTTGCCAAAGAAGCAGAGCAAAAAATGAGAAAAAAAGGGTGGGATAAGAAGGCAGGTGAAATGATTAAAGCTCCAAATGGTATTTCAGTAATTACAAAGGTAAATCTGGTTTAAATAGAAACTATTTCATTATATGTATTGTAATACCTAAATTTGCTGTTCAAGTTAATTTTGTCCTTCTGAAAAATATTGATTGACTTTATTCCAAATGGTTTCTGGGTCTGACTTCTGATCATTTTGGTATGCAGAAAGTACAGAACAAAAAGTCATCTAGCCGACCAACACAAGTTTTCAATGCTGAAAGGCCTCGAGGTTTTGTAGAATATGAGCAACAGGGGATTTCTTACAGAGATGAAAATGAGCGTGTTAAGGATTGGGGTGAAGTTACAAATGAATTGGTTCCTGGGCCACTGCTAAACACACAATCTGCTCGGTGCATGAGTTGTAGCACTCCTTTCTGTCATCAGGTAATACTTAAAATTTCAAAGTTCTGCTCTTTTAATTGAAATCTATTATATTTTAATCCTTTTGTTTTAGTCTGTAAAATTGTATGCTTTTTCATGGACTTTATTGATCTAAAAGAGTCCACATACAAGCGCAGTATACATGGGTTAGCTCAGCATTCCGAGTAGAATTTAAGAAATTTGCTACTCTGAAAATATTATCTAATGCAAAAATGAAGATATTACTAAAACCTGCCCAAGCGTGCTGTCTAAAGTAGAAGTCATCTTTGTCACAGGCATATTTTTCAGTTATTAGGCCAGATAGTTATCTATTGTTGCTGTAAAGCTTGCTTTCAATTATGGTATCTTTAATTATTTATACATATGCTATTTGCTGTCAATTTTTCAGTATCTTAAAGCTGTTCTCTATACTGACATAAAACGAACCAGTAATATTGTTTTGGTAGATTTACACAAGTTTGTGTACAGATTGACATCGAAATCAAGAATCATtaggggggtggggggggggtctTTGGTTTGTGTAATAAAGTGGCCCATCATCATCTCACTctttagttttttttgtttggtttgtggAATAGAATGAGTTGATCCGATCCTCACAAGCTAATAATTAGTACTAGTACGAGAAATGTGGTCTTTCCACTAAATTTGAGGAATGGATTCATGATGCATCACCCATCTAGAATGGATTGATTTCCCAAACCAAACATTCCATTGTCTTGCCAGTAACTATTACATAACTATACCTCAAATAACACTAATACCTAAGCTACAAGTTACTTTGCCTAATGTAACCATTTGTTTGCATTGTTCTTCGATAAATAATAGCGATATTGATTCATATACTTTTCACATTTGTTACAATGTGAATTTCTGTTGCATGCTGGCTGGTATAAAAATATTAAGCTTTTCTGGTATGATTTTTGTAATTTTCTTGGATCACGTTCTGCAGGAAAATTTTGGTGCTGGCTGTCCTCTTGGAAATAAGATCCCTGAATTCAATGAATTAGTTTATCAGAACAGATGGCGTGAAGCGTTAGATCGCCTACTTGAGACCAACAATTTTCCTGAGTTCACTGGACGAGTTTGCCCAGCTCCTTGTGAGGGTTCATGCGTGCTTGGCATTATAGAGAATCCAGTATCTATAAAAAGCATAGAGTGTGCCATCATAGACAAAGGCTTCAAAGAGGGGTGGATGGTTCCACGCCCTCCCCTTCAGAGTCAGAGAACAGGGTATGCTTTTGTTGCCATCTTTGGCTTGCTTTGCTACTGCATGAGTGAAAGCATGCCATAAAAGTTGCATTAAACGATTTAATTTGCAGGATGACAGTTGCTATTGTTGGAAGTGGACCGGCTGGTTTAGCTGCTGCAGATCAACTGAACAAGATGGGACATTATGTAGTTGTGTTTGAACGTGCTGATCGTATTGGAGGGCTGATGATGTATGGGGTTCCAAACATGAAGGCAGACAAAGCTAGAATCGTTAAGCGCCGTGTTGATTTGATGGACAAGGAGGGGGTTAAATTCATTGTGAATGCCCATGTTGGAACTGATCCTCGGTACTCTATTGAGCGGCTCCGATCCGAGAATGATGCCGTTATTCTGGCTTGTGGTGCTACTAGGCCGAGGTGATTCAATAACACTATGAGTTCAAATTGGCAACATCAATCTTTATCACCAATATGGCAATTATGGTTATGttgttaatatatatataattgtatGAATTTGAGAATTTGCTAACACCTAGAGCATTATCCTTGAACAGAGATCTCCCTATTCCTGGACGTGAACTGTCAGACATCCATTTTGCTATGGATTTTCTTCATTCCAATACCAAAAGTTTACTTGACACCAACTTAGAGGATGGTAACTATATATCTGCTAGAGGGAAAAAGGTAGTTGTAATTGGTGGTGGTGACACAGGTACAGACTGTATTGGGACAGCCATCAGACATGGTTGCAGCAACCTTGTAAATCTTGAACTTCTACCAGAACCGCCTAGAGAGAGGGCCCCTGACAATCCGTGGCCTCAGGTTAGAACACTCATCAAGAAAAACGATAACAT
It encodes:
- the LOC8074568 gene encoding glutamate synthase 2 [NADH], chloroplastic, which codes for MSAAQALALKLRAAPAPGRPRGCRTTVRAAAAAHVGALQHRRCVSLAQGGRSLRGAALLAAQQRPRPLPWAERASARRHDGVGVVASASSAAAGVRSMSRIPKGNTGLYDPSMDRDSCGVGFIAELSAQPSRKTIVDAIEMLERMSHRGACGCEKNTGDGAGILVALPDAFFREVTKDAGFELPPLGEYAVGMFFMPLDDERREKSKLVFHEIAKSLGHVVLGWRRVPTDNSDLGKAALETEPMIEQVFVSKSIHSKADIEQQMYILRGLSIKSIHEALGLEHGGPNDFYMCSLSSRTVVYKGQLKPSQLKGYFFADLGDQRFTSYMALVHSRFSTNTFPSWDRAQPMRVLGHNGEINTLRGNKNWMTAREGLLECKGLGLSRDEMSKLLPIVDPTSSDSGAFDNVLELLIRSGRSLPEAVMMMIPEAWHNDVNMDPERKALYEYFSALMEPWDGPALVSFTDGHYLGATLDRNGLRPGRFYVTYSGRVIMASEVGVVDVPNDDVMRKGRVKPGMILLVDFEKHCIVDDDELKKQYSRARPYGEWLERQKIQLADIIESVPETERGAPRIDMLPQKNENKEAFCIHGILAPLKAFGYTVETLEMLLLPMAKNGVEALGSMGNDTPLAVMSNREKMPFDYFKQMFAQVTNPPIDPIREKIVTSMECMIGPEGDLSETTEHQCHRLKLQGPLLHIDEMEAIKKMNFRGWRSKVLDITYPKVYGRQGLEQTLDKLCAQAREAIHQGYTILILSDRGFSPDRVPVSSLLAVGAVHQHLVLNLDRTRIGLLVDSAEPREVHHFCTLLGFGADAICPYLAIEAIWRLQIDEKIPPKDDGQLYPKELIDKYFYASNNGIMKVLAKMGISTLASYKGAQIFEALGLASEVVSKCFEGTPSRVEGSTFEMLAQDALHLLKLAFPSRTLPPGSAEANSLPNPGDHHWRKNGELHLNDPFSIAKLQEAARLDSREAYKEYSRHTEELSKSCTLRGMLKFREIPVRISLDEVEPASEIVKRFCTGAMSYGSISLEAHTTMARAQNIKRAKSNTGEGGEQPSRMEPLPDGSMNPLSSAIKQVASGRFGVSIYYLTNAIELQIKMAQGAKPGEGGELPGHKVIGDIAVTRHSTAGVGLISPPPHHDIYSIEDLAQLIYDLKSSNPGARISVKLVSEAGVGVVASGVVKGHADHILISGHDGGTGASRWTGIKNAGLPWELGLAETHQTLVANGLRARVVLQTDGQLKIGRDVVIACLLGAEEFGFSTAPLIALGCIMMRKCHTNTCPVGIATQDPVLREKFSGKPEHLINFFFMLAEEVREIMSQLGFRTINEMVGRSDMLEVDPDVLKGNEKLQNIDLSLILKPAAEISPEAVQYCVEKQDHGLDKALDNKLIASSRAALEKRFRVFIETLIKNTDRAVGTMLSHEVTKLFRMPGLPPDTIHVKLNGSAGQSFGAFLCPGVTLELEGDSNDYVGKGLSGGKIVVYPPRNSRFIPQDNIVIGNVALYGSTKGEAYFNGMAAERFCVRNSGAQAVVEGIGDHGCEYMTGGTVVILGKTGRNFAAGMSGGIAYVYDVDGMFSTRCNHELVDLYNVDEEDDITTLRVMIEQHRLNTESVLAKDILSNFEDLLPKFVKVFPRDYKRVLDNMKAEKVAKEAEQKMRKKGWDKKAGEMIKAPNGISVITKKVQNKKSSSRPTQVFNAERPRGFVEYEQQGISYRDENERVKDWGEVTNELVPGPLLNTQSARCMSCSTPFCHQENFGAGCPLGNKIPEFNELVYQNRWREALDRLLETNNFPEFTGRVCPAPCEGSCVLGIIENPVSIKSIECAIIDKGFKEGWMVPRPPLQSQRTGMTVAIVGSGPAGLAAADQLNKMGHYVVVFERADRIGGLMMYGVPNMKADKARIVKRRVDLMDKEGVKFIVNAHVGTDPRYSIERLRSENDAVILACGATRPRDLPIPGRELSDIHFAMDFLHSNTKSLLDTNLEDGNYISARGKKVVVIGGGDTGTDCIGTAIRHGCSNLVNLELLPEPPRERAPDNPWPQWPRIFRRDYGHQEAASKFGKDPRTYQILTKRFIGDENGKVKALEVVRVEWSKVDGRFQFKEIEGSQEIIEADLVLLAMGFLGPEAAIAKKLGLEQDNRSNFKAQFENFATNVEGVFAAGDCRRGQSLVVWAIAEGREAAAAVDKYLSREKTNVDENVVAPGPCECLVQPVAA